CGCAGCAGCGCCGCCGCCTCGATGCCGGTCATGCCCGGCATCTCGATGTCCAGCACGGCGACCTGCACCTCGTGCGCGACCGCCGCGTCCACCACCTCGTCGCCGCGCGCGACCTGCGCGACGACGTCGATGTCCCCCTCCAGTCCGAGCAGTGCGGCCAGCGCCTCCCGGACCATCCCCTGGTCCTCGGCGAGGAGCACGCGCACGGACTGCCCGCCGGTCTGATTCTCACTCATGCGACGACCTTAGACCGGTCGGTGCCGGCTGCCGTGGGCGAGCTGCGCCCTGGCCCCTCAGGCCGGCGGCGCAGGCTCGGAGACCGTCCGCAGCGGCACCAGCGCCCGCAGCCGGAAGCCCTGTCCGCGGGCGCCCGGGCCGGTCTCCAGCCGCCCGCCGACCAGCGCGAGCCGCTCCTCCAGGCCGGAAAGGCCGTTCCCCGGGCCGGACTTGCCGGGCCCACGACCGTTGTCGGTGATCTCCAGGACGGCGTAGCGCTCGCCGTCGCCCTCCCAGGTCCGGTCCGCGCTGACCGTGCAGACGGTGGCGCCCTCGCCGTGCCGCACCACGTTGGTGACGGCTTCGCGCAGGGCCCAGGCCAGCACCCCGGACTCCTCCGGGCCCAGTCCCGGCCAGCCGTCGAGCACCGAGGGGGCGGCCTCCAGGGTGACCTGGGCGGCGGCCAACGCCGTCCGGGCGGCCGCCAGTTCGACCGGCAGGGTGGGCCGGCGGAAGCCGCTGACCGCCTCCCGGACGTCCACCAGGGACTGCCGGGCCACCGACTCGATGTCGGCCACCTGCGCCCGCGCCGCCTCCTGCTTGTCCTGGTCCATGAAGCGGCCGGCCAGTTCGCTCTTGAGCGTGATCAGCGACAGCGAGTGGCCCAGCAGGTCGTGCAGGTCACGGGCCAGGCGCAGCCGCTCCTCCGAGGCCGCCAGGTGCGCGACGGCGGCCCGGGCCTCGCGCAGCTCCTGCATGGTGGCGATCAGCCGCTGCAGGCCGGTCATCGCGAGGCCGCCGAGGAAGCAGGGCAGGATGATCGCGACCAGGGTGTCCGGGTCGGCCCGGGTGAGCAGGGCGACGACGAGCGCCAGCACCGTGGTTGCGCCCACCCCGCGCAGGCCGAGCCGCGGCGGCAGCACCACCGCGACGCAGACCGAGGCGTAGGTGAACAGGGTCAGCCAGGCCTCGCCGAGTCCGACGGAGGTGGCCACGGCCAGCACCAGCATCGCCGCCACGAACGGGTACTTGCCACGCCAGCCGTCCGGCCTGGTCGAGCGGAAGGCCACCAGGGCGAGGTAGGCGGCCAGGAAGACCGCGAGTGCCACCCAGCCCGCGACGGTGGCCGCCGTACCGTGCGTGCCGCCGGTCAAGTCCTTGACCGGGTACACCAGGTAGACCATCCAGAGCGACATCCAGGCCAGCTTGACCACGAGTTGGCGCCGGTTCTGCACGGCGGCGCCGGGGAGGTTGCCGTAGGAGGCGTGCCCCTGGTCGCCCTGGTCGCGGTCGTCGGGGTGGCGGGCCGGGAGCGAGGTGGACATGAGCGCCATCATGCCTGCTTGGCGTCCTGGCGGTACAGGTAGGCCGCCGCTGCCACGAAGAGCGCGAGGAAGCCCGCCAGCCCGGCCACCGCCACCGTGTCCAGCGCGTGGCCGGGCTGGGTGAAGGACGCCAACTGGTTGTACAGGTAGACCGGGTTGAAGCGGGCGAAGGTCTTCAGCGACTCGCTCACCGGGAACCAGGTGCCGCCGAACAGCGCCATCAGCATGTAGACGATCATCACCATCGGCTGCACCGCGTCCGGCTGCGCGGCGTACCCGAGGGCCACGCCGAGGGCGGCGAAGACGAAGCTGCCGAGCCACAGTGCCAGGCCGAGCCCGAGCCACTGCGCGGCGCCCAGCCGGACGCCCTCGACGGCGCCGATCGCGAACACCACCGCGATGGCCGGCAGCGTGGTGACCGCGCAGGCGGCGATCTTGCCGACGGTGTACGCCCGCCCGGGCAGGGCGGTCAGCCGCAGCTGCCGGGTCCAGCCGCTCTTGCGCTCCAGCGAGATCCGCTGAGCGCTGCCGGTGAGCACCGCGCCGACGGCGCCGAAGGTGGCCATCGACACCATGAAGTACGACTTGGCGGGTATCCCGCCGGCGATGTTGCCGCCGCTGTAGGCGCTGATGAAGAAGACGTAGAGCAGGGCCGGGTAGAGCACCGTGAACATCAGGTACCGCTTGTTGCGCAGCGTGCGCAGGATCTCCAGCTGGATCAGGGTGGTCATCGCACGCTCTCCTTCACGGTCTCGGTGGTCCCGGCGCCCCAGGCGTCGTCGGTGTCCTCGGCGTCCTCGGTGTCCTGGGCACCGGTGATGGTCAGGAAGGCCTGCTCCAGCCCCAGGCCGGTGACCTCCAGGCCGCGCGGGAACAGGCCGGCCCGGTAGAGGGCGGCGACGTCCGCGTCGGCGTCGGTGCTGCGGATCCGGACGGTCCGGACGCCCTCGATCCGGGCGGTGACGTCCAGCGCCACCATCCCGGGCAGCGCGCGCAGCGACTGCTCGTCGAAGGGGCCGTCGGCGGTGTGCAGTTCGAAGCTGATCCGGCGGGCGCCCGCCTTGGCCTTGATCTCGGCGGAGGTGCCGTCGGCGATCAGCCGCCCCCGGTGCAGCACGAGCACCCGGTCGGCGACCGTGTCCGCCTCCTCCAGGTAGTGGGTGGCGAAGAGCACCGTCCGCCCGGCGTCGGCCTGGGCCCGCATGCTGGCCCAGAAGGCCTGCCGGACGGAGACGTCCATGCCGGTGGTGGGCTCGTCCAGCACGATCAGGTCGGCGGCGCCGGCGATCGCGAGGGCGAAGCGCACCCGCTGCTCCTGGCCGCCGGAGAGCTTGTCGACCTTGCGCTCGGCGATCTCGGTGATCCCGGCGTCGCGCAGCACCTCCTCGACGCCGCGCCCGCGCGGGTGGACGGCGCAGGCGAACTTCACCAGCTCGCGCACCTTGACGTCGCTCATCAGGCCGCCGCTCTGCAGCATCGCGCCGACCCGGCCGGCCTGCACGGCCGCCCGCGGGGTGCCGCCGAACAGCGAGACGCTGCCCCGGTCGGGTTCGCGCAGGCCGAGCAGCAGGTCGAGGCTGCTGGACTTGCCGGCCCCGTTCGGGCCGAGCAGCGCCACCGTCTCGCCGGGGCGCAGCACCAGGTCGAGGCCGTTCACCGCCCTGACCCGGCCGTAGCTCTTGCTGACCTGCCGGAAGGCGGCGACCTCACCGCCCCCGTTCAGTTCCGTCCCGCTGCTCATCCGTCCGGTCCTCTCCTGGCGGGCCGCCCCTCGGCCCCACACCGGCAAGAGTCCCGCTCAGGGGGTGCACGGCGGCAGTGTGCGCCGTCGTGTCCTCGGTATGACGGATGTCATGGCCCGTGATGGCGGGCGGTGCCGCCCGCCACCCGGGAAGTGTCCGGTCAGCCCGCCAGCGCGCGCCTGATGAAGTCGACCTGGAGCAGCAGCAGGTTCTCCGCGACCTCCTCCTGCGGGGTCATGTGGGTGACTCCGGAGAGCGGCAGCACGGTGTGCGGGCGGCCGGCCGCGAGCAGCGCGGAGGAGAGCCGCAGGGTGTGCGCGGCCACCACGTTGTCGTCCGCCAGCCCGTGGATCATCATCAGCGGCCGCTCCAGGCCGGCCGCGTGGCCGGTCAGCGAGTTCGCCTCGTACACCTCGGGGCGCTCGGCGGGGTGGCCGAGGTAGCGCTCGGTGTAGTGGGTGTCGTAGAGCTCCCAGTCGGCGACGGGGGCCCCGGCGACGGCCGCGTGGAAGACGTCCGGGCGGCGCAGCACGGCGAGTGCGGCCAGGTAGCCGCCGTAGGACCAGCCCCGGATCGCGACCCGGCCGAGGTCCAGCGGGAACTCCTCGGCGAGCGCCGCCAGGGCGTCGACCTGGTCGTCCAGGGTGGCGCCGGCGAAGTCGAAGGCGATCGACTTCTCCCACTGGGGGCTGCGCCCGGGGGTGCCGCGCCCGTCGGCGACGATCACGGCGAAGCCCTGGTCGGCGAACCACTGGGAGTTCAGGTGCGGGTTGTGGGCCTGGACGACGCGCTGCCCGTGCGGGCCGCCGTACGGGTCCATCAGGACGGGCAGCAGGCCGTCCCGTTCGCGGTCGTAGCCGGTGGGCAGGAAGACGGCGGCCGGGATGCGCCGCTCGCCCGCGAAGCGGAACACCGGGCGGGCGGTGATCACCGGGGTCTCGGCGTACGAGTCGATGACGGCGATCTCGTCGACCACGACGCCCTCGGGCAGGTCGCGGCCGACCTGGACGACGGCGCCGGGGCGGCCGTGCTCGGCGGTCGAGCGGACGGTGACGCCGGCCGCGTGCACCGCGGTGGTGACGGAGGTGAACGGCTCGCCGTTGGCCGACTCCCAGGAGAGCCGCTTGCCGTCCTGCGAGATCCGGCCCACCGCGACCCAGCCGGGCTCGGGGTCGGTCTCGGCGGCGCCGCCGGAGGCGGTGAAGAACACCTCCTCCTCGGTGATCGCGAGGACCGAGCGGACGTGCAGGTCCGGACCGGTGACGGTGTGGTCGCCGACCACCAGCGCCCGGGCGCCGCCCTCGTCGGTGATCCGGACCAGCTTCCCGTCCGGGGTCCAGGCCGGTACGCCGCCGAAGGCCTCCAGCCAGGCCTCGTCCTGCTCGGCGTGCAGCGTGGTGGTGGCGCCGGTCTCGACGTCGACGCCGAGGATCTGCTGGCTGCGCTGGTCCCGGGCCTGGACGAGGAGCAGCGGCGGCCCGCCTGCCGACCAGTGCACCCGCGCCAGGTAGGGGAAGGCCTCCTGGTCCCAGTCGACCTCGACCCGGGTGCCGTCGAGGCCGAGCACCCAGAGGCCGACCTCGGCGTTGTCGGTGCCGGCCGCCGGGTAGGCGATCTCGGCCGGTGCGCTGGCCGGGTTGGCCGGGTCCGCGATCCACCAGCGCGCCACGGGGCTGTCGTCGGCCCGCTCGACCAGCAGCCGGTCGCTCTCCGGCGACCACCAGTAGCCGCGGTCCCGGCTCATCTCCTCCTGGGCGATGAACTCGGCCTGGCCCCAGGTCAGGCCGGGGCCGTCGGGCTGGGCGAAGGCCCAGTCGGCGCTGCCGTCGGTCCGGGTCAGCCGCAGCTCGCCGCCGGTGGTGGCGTACGCGACGTAGGCGCCGTCGGGCGAGGGACGGGGGTCGAGCAGCGGGCCCTCGGCGGGCAGTTCGCGGGCGCTGCCGGTGCTGAGGTCGGTGACGAACAGCCGTCCGGAGAGGGCGAAGGCGGCGAGCCGGCCGGCGCCGTCCAGGGCGTAGCCGACGATGCCGGCGGAGCCTTCGCGGCTGCGCTCGCGGCGGGCCCGCTCGGCCGGGGAGAGGTCCTCCTCGCCGCCGCCGAGCAGGGCGACGGGGTCGGCGGCGATCTGCTCCCGGCCGGTGGCGGTGTCGAGGGTCCAGAGCAGGTTCGCCCGGTCGCTGCCCGACCGGGAGCGCAGGAAGACGACCCTGGAGCCGTCGGGTGCGACGGCGAAGGACCGGGGGGCTCCGACGGTGTAGCGCAGGGTCCGCGCGTACTGCCGGGGGAAGGTGTCCGCAGGGGTATCGGAGGTCATGGCACCAGACCCTACGACCTTCCGGCGCCGCCGCCCGGCTCATTGTGATCACTCGTTCGGCGCATCGCCGTGAAGAAGCCCCGGAGGGCGCCCGCACCCCTTCCCACCGGCCCGTGCGCCCCGCTGGAGCCCCTGTGCCCCGGGTGATGTCGACTCACGGTGCGTAACGCGGTGCTCACCCGTCGGGTATGACTTGATCCATCGAGTGATCGTCAGGCCCCGTCCCGGGCCCGGCCCACCCGATCCGCTTGTCCCGCACGGTCCCGACCGCCACCCTCCCCCAGGTGTGGCGCACCCGAGAAGGGGTGTGAGCCGTCATGGCTTTGTCCATCTCCGCCGTCATGCTGATGCTGGTCATCGTGGTGGTGCTGATCCGCCGGTCCAATCTGAAGCTGGCGCACGCGATCATCTGCGCACTGCTCGGCTTCTATCTGGCGTCCAGTTCGATCGCGCCCTCGATCAGTGAGGTCACCAGCAATCTCGCCGGGATGATCAACGGCCTGAAGCTCTGACCGTGCCCCGCCCGGCGCCGGGCCGGGCGGTGGTTAGGCTGCTCCCCATGACCGCGAATCCCGGCCGCCGCCTGCTCCTGGTGCACGCCCACCCCGACGACGAGTCGATCGGCAACGGCGCGACGATGGCACGCTATGCCGCCGAGGGCGCCCGGGTCACCCTGGTGACCTGCACCCTCGGCGAGGGCGGCGAGGTGATCCCGCCCGAACTGGCCCGTCTGACGGCGGACCAGGAGGACGCCCTCGGCCCGTACCGGATCGGCGAGCTGGCCCACGCGATGCGTGCGTCCGGCGTCGCCGATTTCCGCTTCCTCGGCGGCGAGGGGCGCTACCGCGACTCAGGGATGATGGGCGTGCCCGACAACGACGTCCCGAACTGCTTCTGGCGGGCCGACCTCGACGAGGCCGCCGGGTACCTGGTGGCGGTGGTCCGCGAGGTCCGGCCGCAGGTGCTGGTGACCTACGACGAGAACGGCGGTTACGGGCACCCCGACCACATCCAGGCGCACCGGGTGGCGATGCGGGCGTACGAGCTGGCCGCCGACCCGCTGTTCCGCCCCGAGCTCGGCCCGGCCTGGCGGATCGCCAAGGTGTACTGGAACCGGATGCCGCGGTCGGTCCTGGAGCGCGGCCTGGCCGAGACGGCGGCGAAGGCGCCCTTCCCCGGTGTGGCGCGGCCCTCCGACGTACCCGGCGTGGTGGACGACGAGCTGGTCACCACGGTGCTGGACGGCGCGGGGTACGCCGACCGGAAGGCGGCGGCGATGGCCGCGCACGCCACCCAGATCACCGTCGCGGGGGAGTTCTTCGCGCTGAGCAACGACCTGGGCCAGCCGCTGATCGCGGCCGAGTACTACCAGTTGGTCCGCGGCGAGGCCGGCCCCGGCCGGCCGGAGACCGATCTCTTCGCGGGCCTGGACACCGACGCCGGCGACGACGCCCCCGGCTCGGACTCCCGCTCCACCGCCCCCGTCACCGAGGAGACCGCCCGATGATCGAGCGCGCCCCGGCCCCGGCCCCCGCCGCCACCCCCCGCCGCCCCTCGCTGCCGGCCCGGCTGCTCGGCACCCGGGCCGAGCGGCTGGCCGAGTCGCAGCCTCCGACGGCCGGCCGGGTCGTCGCGTACGTCCTGCTGTTCGTGCTCGGCGCACTGGTCTCGCTCTGCGGAAGCTTCGTGCAGACCTTGTGGACGCCCGTCGGCCTGCTGCTGGCCCTGGCCGCCACCGGCGCGGTGTTCTACGGCGGCCTGCGGGTGACCGGTACCAAGCTCGGCGCGGGCATGCCGCTGGCCGGCTGGTTCCTCGCCCTGATGGTGCTGATGGTGCCTCGCCCCGAGGGCGACTACGTGCTCTGGCCGAGCCTCTCCTCGTACGCCTACCTGTTCGCGGGCTCGGTCCTCGGGGTGATCTGCGCCACCCTGCCCACCCGGTCGGGGGGCTTTCTCGGGGTGCCGGGACCACGCCGCTGACCTCTGCCGGGGCCCGCCGGTAGCGTGTCCGTACACGATCCTCACGACGAGCAGTCAGGACCGCGCGACCGTAGTCTCATACCGGAGGAACCGGACGTATCAGGTTCTATCCGAAGCAGTTCGCCGCTCAGTTCTTCCCAGTATGGTGGTGCCGCAACAAGCCGCCCCCGCCCCCGACCACTGCCGGGCGGGACCGGCGGGAGAGAATCAGCCAAGACGAAAGAAGCTGGTGTCGGAGGGGACGTTGTCCCGGTCCATCGCCCGGTGGCATCCGCCGGACGGACGGACGGGCACCCCACAACCCGCGGTCGCGCCCCACGGCAGCGACCGCGAACCCGGAGCAGAGCAGCATTGAGCAGCCGCGAATCTGACAACGCCTACCCGACGCCCCGGCGCACGGGACCGGACGCCTACCCTTCGGGCACCCCGCCGTACGGCACGCCTGGCCTGCCGGGCGGCGCCGACCGGACGGGCCCGGGCCAGTCCGACACGGCCGGATCAAAGCCGGCCGAGGGCGGCGGCGACGCCCCGAAGACCGAGACGACGCTGACCACCCGGGTCCGGATCAACATCCCCGGCTCGCGCCCGATCCCGCCGGTGGTGGTCCGTAGCGCAGTCAAGAACGAGGACGCGCCGGAGGCGGCGCCCGCCGAGGCCCCCGAGCCGCCCGGGCCCCGGCACCGCTCGGCCGCCCCCTCCTCCCCCGTGCTCGGGGTGATGGACGGCAGCGCCAGGACGGCCACCCCGCCGAACCTCCCGCCCGAGTGGCAGACCGGCGAGCCGGCCGGCCAGTCGGAGGCGGAGTCGACCGGCGAGTGGTTCCGGCCCCGGCAGAAGAGGGGCGCCGCCGACCCGGCCCCCGCCCCGGTCACCGCCGGCGCCCCCGCGGCCGCCCCCGGCCGGCCCGCGGAACCCCGCGCCACCGAGCCCGGCCGCCCGAACGGTCCCCGATCCGACGCGGGCCGCCCGGGCGCCCCCCGCGGCGAGTCCGGACGCTCCGGCCCCGGCCGGGGCGAGCCGGGCCGCCCGAACGGCCAGCGCCCGACCCCGGGCCCGCCGCCCACCGGCGCACCCGCCTCGCCGTTCGCGAACACGGCCGGCCCGGACGGCGCCGGCAACCCGTTCGACGACGGCATGCCCGCCGATCCCTTCGCCGCGGACCCGTTCGCCACCGACCCCTTCGCCACCGACCCGTTCGCGGGCGGACAGGGGGCCCCCGGCGCGACGGACCCCTTCGGGCCCGGCGCCGGCGACCCGATGCCGAACCGGCCGCGCCCGCAGGACACCGGCCGGCAGCAGGGCGGGCCGGCCGGCCGGCCCGCGCAGGAGGACACCGCGATCGGCGGCTTCGAGCCGATCCGCGACGAGGCCCCGCCCGCCGCCATACCCGGCCTGCCGCAGTCCGGCCTGCCCCGCTCCGGCCCGTACACCCCGGCCCCGGGCGGCATGGGCGCCGACCCGTTCGCCGCCGGCCACCAGGGAGCCGGAGCGGACCCGTTCGCCACCGCCGCTCCCAACGGCCGCTTCCCCGGCGGTCCCGCCGGGGCCCCGGACCCGTTCGCCCCGGCCGCGCCGGGCCGCCCGTTCGACCAGGGCGCGGCGTTCGGCTCCGAGCAGCCCTTCCCGGCGGGCGCCCCGTACGCGGACGGCTCCGGCCGCCCCGGCCCCGGTGCCCCCGCCGGCGGCCGCCCGGCGCCGACCCCGGCCGCCCCCGCCGGCGAGAAGCCGGCCGACAAGGCCACCGACAAGCCCGCGCCCAAGGCCGCACCGCCCAAGCGCCGCGGCAAGGCCTCGAAGCTGGTCGTGTACGGCATCGGCTTCCTGCTCTTCGCCGGCGCCGCCGCGTACGGCACCGGACTGATGCTCAACCAGGCGGACGTGCCCAAGGGCACCGTGGTGCTCGGCACCGACATCGGCGGCAGCAGCCGTGACCAGGCGATCCACCAGCTGGAGGACACCGTCGGCAAGGCCGGCCAGCAGCCGGTCAAGCTGAAGATCGGTGAGCAGACGCTCGACCTCGACCCGACCGCCGCCGGGCTGAGCTTCGACACCACCGGCACGGTGGACGGGCTGACCCAGCACAGCTACAGCCCGGTCGACGTGATCAACTCGCTGAAGGGCGGCGAAAAGGCCGTCCCGCCGCTGGTCAAGGTCGACCGCGCCAAGCTCAAGGCCGCGCTGGACGCGCTGGCCGCCAGCTCCGGCCAGGGGCTGCAGGAGGGCTACGTCAAGTTCACCGAGGCCGGCGAGGTCGTCGTGGTGCCCGGCAAGGCCGGTCAGGCCGTGGACTCCACCACGGCCGTCGACCAGGTCGAGCAGGCCTACCGGGACCGCGCCGCGGGCAAGCCGGAGACCCCGATCAACCTGACGGTCGCCGCCGCGCAGCCGAAGATCTCCCCGCAGGCGCTGCAGGCCGCCGCCGACAGCCTGGGCAAGTCCGTGCTGAACGGCCTCGTGCACGTCACGGCGGGTACCAAGAAGTTCGACTTCGGCAAGGCGACGGCCGCCAAGGCGCTCACGCTGGCCCCGGACGCCTCCGGCAACATCGTGCCCAAGTGGGACTACGACCAGCTGGGCGGCGCGATCGGCGGCATCTTCGACAAGCTGAAGGCCCGCAAGGCCGGCGCCCTGGCGCCGATCACCGCGCAGGACGTGGCGGACGGCATCACCTCCGTCCTGGACAAGACGGGCGACAAGGACCGCACCTTCAAGTTCACCACTACCTGACGTATCGTCATGCACAGTGAGAGCCGGGGCCCCGATCGGGGCCCCGGCTCCTCGCTTTGGCGCGCCGCGGCTACGCAGTGACACCATTTCGCTCACCCAGTGTCATGGTGGCGGCCGATAAGGCGTGCACTTACCGCCAGTGGCGGGAATTCGCCAGGAGCGTCCGATAAACGGACGGATGAGTACGTCCCGGTACGTCCGAAAAGTCCGAGGTATTCACTGTACTTCAGCTGTTATTCAGCCACCGTCACACTGTCCGCACAGCGCTTAACCGCGCCCGCGTTACGGATGTGTGAACAGCTATTGTCCATATTTGCCCCTGTACGCCCGCGCGCCGGACATGGCGTCAAGTCCCCTTTGACAACGACCTGATGGATCTTGCAGGACGAAGTGGAAATGTCGCTTCCGTGAACTTCCGACCCCTTGACGTTCGATAAACGGCTTGCCAGAGTCCGTTCAACCAACTTCTTGCGGCCGCTACATCCCGGGCGGGAGCTCCACCACCATGACCAACCCCACTAAGGCGTCGGCCGAGTCCGAGACAGTCGTCTCGCCGGCCACCCCTGATGCCGCCGGCGCCGCGCCGGCGAAGGCGTTCCAGGGGCTCTCGCCCCGCACCATCGCCTGGCGCCGGTTCCGGCGCGACCGCACCGGTGTGATCTCCGCCCTCGTCGTGCTGTTCTTCGTCCTGGTCGCGCTCACCGCACCGCTGATCTCCGCGATCTACGGCAAGGACCCGTACACGCTGTACGGCCAGGACCAGAGCGGCCTGCTCAACGACTACGGCTTCCCGATCGCGCCCAACGGCGGC
The sequence above is a segment of the Kitasatospora sp. NBC_00240 genome. Coding sequences within it:
- a CDS encoding sensor histidine kinase translates to MSTSLPARHPDDRDQGDQGHASYGNLPGAAVQNRRQLVVKLAWMSLWMVYLVYPVKDLTGGTHGTAATVAGWVALAVFLAAYLALVAFRSTRPDGWRGKYPFVAAMLVLAVATSVGLGEAWLTLFTYASVCVAVVLPPRLGLRGVGATTVLALVVALLTRADPDTLVAIILPCFLGGLAMTGLQRLIATMQELREARAAVAHLAASEERLRLARDLHDLLGHSLSLITLKSELAGRFMDQDKQEAARAQVADIESVARQSLVDVREAVSGFRRPTLPVELAAARTALAAAQVTLEAAPSVLDGWPGLGPEESGVLAWALREAVTNVVRHGEGATVCTVSADRTWEGDGERYAVLEITDNGRGPGKSGPGNGLSGLEERLALVGGRLETGPGARGQGFRLRALVPLRTVSEPAPPA
- a CDS encoding ABC transporter permease yields the protein MTTLIQLEILRTLRNKRYLMFTVLYPALLYVFFISAYSGGNIAGGIPAKSYFMVSMATFGAVGAVLTGSAQRISLERKSGWTRQLRLTALPGRAYTVGKIAACAVTTLPAIAVVFAIGAVEGVRLGAAQWLGLGLALWLGSFVFAALGVALGYAAQPDAVQPMVMIVYMLMALFGGTWFPVSESLKTFARFNPVYLYNQLASFTQPGHALDTVAVAGLAGFLALFVAAAAYLYRQDAKQA
- a CDS encoding ABC transporter ATP-binding protein, with the translated sequence MSSGTELNGGGEVAAFRQVSKSYGRVRAVNGLDLVLRPGETVALLGPNGAGKSSSLDLLLGLREPDRGSVSLFGGTPRAAVQAGRVGAMLQSGGLMSDVKVRELVKFACAVHPRGRGVEEVLRDAGITEIAERKVDKLSGGQEQRVRFALAIAGAADLIVLDEPTTGMDVSVRQAFWASMRAQADAGRTVLFATHYLEEADTVADRVLVLHRGRLIADGTSAEIKAKAGARRISFELHTADGPFDEQSLRALPGMVALDVTARIEGVRTVRIRSTDADADVAALYRAGLFPRGLEVTGLGLEQAFLTITGAQDTEDAEDTDDAWGAGTTETVKESVR
- a CDS encoding alpha/beta fold hydrolase, encoding MTSDTPADTFPRQYARTLRYTVGAPRSFAVAPDGSRVVFLRSRSGSDRANLLWTLDTATGREQIAADPVALLGGGEEDLSPAERARRERSREGSAGIVGYALDGAGRLAAFALSGRLFVTDLSTGSARELPAEGPLLDPRPSPDGAYVAYATTGGELRLTRTDGSADWAFAQPDGPGLTWGQAEFIAQEEMSRDRGYWWSPESDRLLVERADDSPVARWWIADPANPASAPAEIAYPAAGTDNAEVGLWVLGLDGTRVEVDWDQEAFPYLARVHWSAGGPPLLLVQARDQRSQQILGVDVETGATTTLHAEQDEAWLEAFGGVPAWTPDGKLVRITDEGGARALVVGDHTVTGPDLHVRSVLAITEEEVFFTASGGAAETDPEPGWVAVGRISQDGKRLSWESANGEPFTSVTTAVHAAGVTVRSTAEHGRPGAVVQVGRDLPEGVVVDEIAVIDSYAETPVITARPVFRFAGERRIPAAVFLPTGYDRERDGLLPVLMDPYGGPHGQRVVQAHNPHLNSQWFADQGFAVIVADGRGTPGRSPQWEKSIAFDFAGATLDDQVDALAALAEEFPLDLGRVAIRGWSYGGYLAALAVLRRPDVFHAAVAGAPVADWELYDTHYTERYLGHPAERPEVYEANSLTGHAAGLERPLMMIHGLADDNVVAAHTLRLSSALLAAGRPHTVLPLSGVTHMTPQEEVAENLLLLQVDFIRRALAG
- a CDS encoding DUF2304 family protein, encoding MALSISAVMLMLVIVVVLIRRSNLKLAHAIICALLGFYLASSSIAPSISEVTSNLAGMINGLKL
- the mshB gene encoding N-acetyl-1-D-myo-inositol-2-amino-2-deoxy-alpha-D-glucopyranoside deacetylase, with the translated sequence MTANPGRRLLLVHAHPDDESIGNGATMARYAAEGARVTLVTCTLGEGGEVIPPELARLTADQEDALGPYRIGELAHAMRASGVADFRFLGGEGRYRDSGMMGVPDNDVPNCFWRADLDEAAGYLVAVVREVRPQVLVTYDENGGYGHPDHIQAHRVAMRAYELAADPLFRPELGPAWRIAKVYWNRMPRSVLERGLAETAAKAPFPGVARPSDVPGVVDDELVTTVLDGAGYADRKAAAMAAHATQITVAGEFFALSNDLGQPLIAAEYYQLVRGEAGPGRPETDLFAGLDTDAGDDAPGSDSRSTAPVTEETAR
- a CDS encoding DUF6113 family protein yields the protein MIERAPAPAPAATPRRPSLPARLLGTRAERLAESQPPTAGRVVAYVLLFVLGALVSLCGSFVQTLWTPVGLLLALAATGAVFYGGLRVTGTKLGAGMPLAGWFLALMVLMVPRPEGDYVLWPSLSSYAYLFAGSVLGVICATLPTRSGGFLGVPGPRR
- a CDS encoding peptidoglycan binding domain-containing protein, whose translation is MSSRESDNAYPTPRRTGPDAYPSGTPPYGTPGLPGGADRTGPGQSDTAGSKPAEGGGDAPKTETTLTTRVRINIPGSRPIPPVVVRSAVKNEDAPEAAPAEAPEPPGPRHRSAAPSSPVLGVMDGSARTATPPNLPPEWQTGEPAGQSEAESTGEWFRPRQKRGAADPAPAPVTAGAPAAAPGRPAEPRATEPGRPNGPRSDAGRPGAPRGESGRSGPGRGEPGRPNGQRPTPGPPPTGAPASPFANTAGPDGAGNPFDDGMPADPFAADPFATDPFATDPFAGGQGAPGATDPFGPGAGDPMPNRPRPQDTGRQQGGPAGRPAQEDTAIGGFEPIRDEAPPAAIPGLPQSGLPRSGPYTPAPGGMGADPFAAGHQGAGADPFATAAPNGRFPGGPAGAPDPFAPAAPGRPFDQGAAFGSEQPFPAGAPYADGSGRPGPGAPAGGRPAPTPAAPAGEKPADKATDKPAPKAAPPKRRGKASKLVVYGIGFLLFAGAAAYGTGLMLNQADVPKGTVVLGTDIGGSSRDQAIHQLEDTVGKAGQQPVKLKIGEQTLDLDPTAAGLSFDTTGTVDGLTQHSYSPVDVINSLKGGEKAVPPLVKVDRAKLKAALDALAASSGQGLQEGYVKFTEAGEVVVVPGKAGQAVDSTTAVDQVEQAYRDRAAGKPETPINLTVAAAQPKISPQALQAAADSLGKSVLNGLVHVTAGTKKFDFGKATAAKALTLAPDASGNIVPKWDYDQLGGAIGGIFDKLKARKAGALAPITAQDVADGITSVLDKTGDKDRTFKFTTT